Proteins encoded together in one Streptomyces sp. B1I3 window:
- a CDS encoding spermidine synthase, which yields MNEPIPVLRATDFGTARLMPDVDRERAWLLTVDGAPQSYVDLDEPEYLEFEYVRRLAHVVDGAADPGAPVDAVHLGGGALTLPRYVAATRPGSRQEVAEADRGLVRLVGEHLPLPEGSGITVHGADARAWLEHAPAGSADLLIADVFGGARVPAHLTSVEYARAAGRVLRAGGTYAANLADGAPFGFLRSQLANFASVFGELALIAEPAVLRGRRFGNTVLVASREPLDIATLTRLCAADAFPARVECGAALARLMGGAQPVRDTEAVGSPEPPDGAFGIG from the coding sequence GTGAACGAGCCCATACCCGTCCTCCGCGCCACCGACTTCGGGACCGCCCGCCTGATGCCCGACGTGGACCGCGAACGGGCCTGGCTGCTCACGGTCGACGGGGCCCCGCAGTCGTACGTCGACCTCGACGAGCCGGAGTACCTGGAGTTCGAGTACGTACGGCGGCTCGCCCACGTCGTGGACGGGGCGGCGGACCCGGGCGCGCCCGTGGACGCCGTACACCTCGGCGGCGGGGCGCTCACCCTGCCCCGTTACGTCGCGGCGACCCGCCCTGGTTCACGGCAGGAGGTCGCCGAGGCGGACCGGGGACTCGTCCGCCTGGTCGGCGAGCACCTGCCGCTGCCCGAAGGGTCCGGGATCACCGTGCACGGCGCCGACGCCCGGGCCTGGCTCGAGCACGCGCCCGCCGGTTCCGCGGACCTCCTGATCGCGGACGTCTTCGGCGGAGCACGGGTACCGGCTCACCTGACGTCCGTCGAGTACGCGCGCGCCGCCGGGCGGGTCCTGCGGGCCGGAGGGACGTATGCGGCGAACCTGGCCGACGGTGCTCCCTTCGGCTTCCTGCGCTCGCAGCTGGCCAACTTCGCGTCGGTCTTCGGCGAACTCGCGCTGATCGCCGAACCGGCGGTCCTGCGCGGCCGAAGGTTCGGCAACACCGTGCTCGTCGCCTCGCGCGAGCCCTTGGACATCGCCACGCTGACCAGGCTCTGCGCCGCCGACGCGTTCCCCGCGAGGGTGGAGTGCGGTGCGGCGCTCGCCCGGCTCATGGGCGGCGCGCAGCCCGTACGGGACACCGAGGCGGTCGGCTCACCCGAGCCCCCCGACGGTGCCTTCGGCATCGGCTGA
- a CDS encoding MFS transporter, whose protein sequence is MTSADFAPPAASRTPRAGRNYGLLTAAAIITSLGTHGALIAAAFAVLESGGDAGDVGLVAAARTAPLVLFLLIGGAIADRLPRHRVMVAANALNCASQAVFAWLVLTGDARLWQMMLLTALCGTGQAFFNPAAEGMLLSSVTGEHAARAFAFFRMSMHGAAIGGAALGGAMIAAMDPGWVLAVDAAAFAVAGTLRAFLDVSHIPGRAPGGGLLADMRDGWREVASRPWLWAIVLQFSVVVAVVGAAEAVYGPLVARDELGGARPWGFALAAFGVGTLGGALLMTRWKPRRLLLAGTLCVFPLALPSAGLAVPLPVGALCGVMFVTGIAIEVFGVSWMTALHQEIPEEKLSRVSAYDWFGSVAMVPLATAAAGPVETLAGRSQALWGCAALIVLVTAGVLLVPDVRNLTRRTAGVQGGGGAVPGQAAKVSADAEGTVGGLG, encoded by the coding sequence GTGACTTCCGCCGACTTCGCCCCGCCCGCCGCTTCCCGCACCCCGCGGGCGGGCCGCAACTACGGTCTGCTGACCGCCGCCGCGATCATCACGAGCCTGGGTACCCACGGCGCGTTGATCGCGGCGGCCTTCGCGGTTCTGGAGTCGGGCGGCGACGCGGGCGACGTGGGGCTGGTCGCCGCCGCCCGCACCGCTCCGCTCGTGCTCTTCCTGCTGATCGGCGGTGCGATCGCGGACCGGCTGCCGCGTCATCGGGTGATGGTTGCGGCGAATGCCCTCAACTGCGCCTCCCAGGCGGTGTTCGCCTGGCTGGTCCTGACCGGCGACGCACGGCTGTGGCAGATGATGCTGCTGACCGCCCTGTGCGGCACCGGCCAGGCCTTCTTCAATCCGGCGGCCGAGGGCATGCTGCTGTCCAGCGTCACCGGCGAGCACGCCGCCCGCGCCTTCGCCTTCTTCCGGATGTCCATGCACGGTGCCGCGATCGGCGGCGCGGCACTCGGCGGCGCCATGATCGCGGCGATGGACCCGGGCTGGGTGCTGGCGGTCGACGCGGCGGCGTTCGCCGTCGCCGGTACGCTGCGCGCCTTCCTCGACGTCAGCCACATCCCCGGCCGCGCGCCGGGCGGCGGGCTGCTCGCCGACATGCGCGACGGCTGGCGGGAGGTCGCGAGCCGCCCCTGGCTCTGGGCCATCGTCCTGCAGTTCTCCGTGGTCGTGGCCGTCGTCGGGGCCGCCGAGGCGGTGTACGGGCCGCTGGTGGCCCGCGACGAGTTGGGCGGGGCGCGCCCGTGGGGGTTCGCGCTCGCCGCGTTCGGGGTCGGCACCCTGGGCGGGGCGTTGCTGATGACGCGCTGGAAGCCACGCCGGCTGCTGCTGGCCGGGACGCTCTGCGTGTTCCCGCTGGCCCTGCCGTCGGCGGGGCTGGCGGTCCCGCTGCCGGTGGGCGCGCTCTGCGGCGTGATGTTCGTGACCGGCATCGCCATCGAGGTGTTCGGCGTCTCCTGGATGACGGCCCTGCATCAGGAGATCCCCGAGGAGAAGCTGTCCCGGGTCTCGGCGTACGACTGGTTCGGCTCGGTGGCGATGGTGCCGCTGGCCACGGCGGCGGCCGGTCCGGTGGAGACGCTGGCCGGCCGCAGCCAGGCACTGTGGGGCTGCGCCGCACTGATCGTGCTCGTGACGGCGGGGGTGCTGCTCGTCCCGGACGTACGGAACCTGACGCGCCGCACCGCCGGCGTGCAGGGTGGCGGCGGCGCGGTGCCCGGTCAGGCGGCCAAGGTCTCAGCCGATGCCGAAGGCACCGTCGGGGGGCTCGGGTGA